DNA sequence from the Pedobacter sp. W3I1 genome:
CTTACTTTTTACCCTACTTTCTTTTACTGGCTTAGCGCAGACCCTTAAACCCGATTCCGTAAAAAAACTCGGAGAAATTACCGTAAAAGGTTACTATAATCACCAAACCTTACTAAGATCGGTATCGGCTGTAAACCTGATAGATAGTAACTTAATAAAAAATCAACCCAGCAGTTCATTAGTGAGTACTTTAAACACGGTACCTGGCGTAAGAATGGAAGAGCGTTCGCCAGGCAGCTATCGCTTATCGCTTCGTGGCAGTTTACTCCGGTCTCCTTTTGGCATTCGAAATATTAAAATTTATATCGATGATTTCCCTCTCACTGATGCTGGTGGAAATACCTACCTAAATGCCTTAGATGTTTCTGCGGTAGGTATGATGGAAATTTATAAGGGGCCTGAAGCCAGTATTTTTGGTGCAAACACAGGTGGTGCTATTTTAATCAACCCTCCTACCATAAACCACAACGAAATTAATATTTCAGCTACTGGCGGCTCCTATGGTCTCTTCCATCAAACGGCATCAATCATACAGCAATATAAAAAGTACAGTTTCAGTTTTAGCGAAGGGTATCAGAGAAGTGATGGGTATCGACAAAACAGTGCAATGGACAGAAAATATTTTCAAACTTTGCAGCAATGGAATTATAGCAATGCCGGGATTTTAAAGGCTTTTGCTTTTTATAGCGATTTAAATTACGAAACACCAGGTGGATTAACGGCTGCGCAATTGGATCAAGATCCTAAACTGGCCCGCCCGGCAACACCAACATTACCTGGGGCCATTTCGCAGCAAGCTGCCATTTACAATAAAACTATTTTCGGGGGAATATCTAATTCCTATCAGATCAGCCAGCATTTAAAACATGTTATTGCTTTATTCACCTCTTATACCGATTTCAAGAATCCCTTTATTACCAATTACGAACAGCGCTACGAAAGTACGCTTGGATTAAGAACATTTTTAGAATACGCTCAGGCAAAAGAAGACATTAAATTTAATGCTCAAATTGGATTAGAAAGTTCTGCCACCAAAAGTCAGATTAAAAACTTTAATAACAATGGTGGGCAGGCTACCGCAATGCAGGCTTCAGACCGCTTAAAAGCGGAGCAGGATTTTGCTTATGTTAGATTAAACTTTGATATCAACAATAAATTTCTGATCGAACTTGCATCGAGTTTAAACTTCTTTAGCTACAACTATGAAAGCTACTTCCCTGTAATCATTACTACAAAAGAGCGTAAATTTAACACCCAATTTATGCCCAAGGCTGCGCTATCTTACTTAATTTCAAACGATTTCTCAATTAGGGCCTCGGTAAGTAAAGGTTATTCAACGCCTACCATTGCAGAAGTAAGGTCATCTGATAACAATATCAATAATAACCTGCAGGCAGAATTGGGTTGGAATTATGAACTGGGGCTAAGGTATAAAACAGCTAATAACCGCTTTTACGCCAACGGAAATATATTCCATTATCAGTTAAAAAATGCTATTGTAAGAAGGCTAAATCAAAATGATGCTGAATATTTTATAAATGCTGGCGGCACAAAACAAGATGGCATAGAATTGGAAACAGCCTTATGGATTATCAAAAACAACACTTCATGGCTAACAGGATTGCAACTTAGAAGCAATTACACCTGGAGCCAGTTTAAATTCGAAGACTTTGTAAGCGGCAATAACAATTATGCGGGTAACCAACTTACCGGTGTTCCAAAAAATATATGGGTTAATAGTATCGAATTTAACTTCAGGAAAGAACTTTACCTCTTTGCGCAACACAACTACACCTCTGCCATTCCGCTAAATGATGCCAATACTACTTTTTCCAAAAGGTACCATCTGCTTGAA
Encoded proteins:
- a CDS encoding TonB-dependent receptor, with protein sequence MKSNFTLLFTLLSFTGLAQTLKPDSVKKLGEITVKGYYNHQTLLRSVSAVNLIDSNLIKNQPSSSLVSTLNTVPGVRMEERSPGSYRLSLRGSLLRSPFGIRNIKIYIDDFPLTDAGGNTYLNALDVSAVGMMEIYKGPEASIFGANTGGAILINPPTINHNEINISATGGSYGLFHQTASIIQQYKKYSFSFSEGYQRSDGYRQNSAMDRKYFQTLQQWNYSNAGILKAFAFYSDLNYETPGGLTAAQLDQDPKLARPATPTLPGAISQQAAIYNKTIFGGISNSYQISQHLKHVIALFTSYTDFKNPFITNYEQRYESTLGLRTFLEYAQAKEDIKFNAQIGLESSATKSQIKNFNNNGGQATAMQASDRLKAEQDFAYVRLNFDINNKFLIELASSLNFFSYNYESYFPVIITTKERKFNTQFMPKAALSYLISNDFSIRASVSKGYSTPTIAEVRSSDNNINNNLQAELGWNYELGLRYKTANNRFYANGNIFHYQLKNAIVRRLNQNDAEYFINAGGTKQDGIELETALWIIKNNTSWLTGLQLRSNYTWSQFKFEDFVSGNNNYAGNQLTGVPKNIWVNSIEFNFRKELYLFAQHNYTSAIPLNDANTTFSKRYHLLEVKAGIKNLKLSRTRLDLFAGLNNLLNADYSLGNDLNAANGRYFNPAPGINFYMGLSVKL